Below is a window of Lemur catta isolate mLemCat1 chromosome 11, mLemCat1.pri, whole genome shotgun sequence DNA.
GACAGTTATATCCACTATGCAGATGGAGAAAATGAGGACCAGAGAGGGGACAGGCCACGCCCATGGTGCCAGCAAGTAGAAGAGTCAAGACCTGAACACAGGccttctgcctccccagcccacctTTGGGGCAGAAAGAGAACCGGGCATTTGCCAGAGGGCTGGCAGACCTAAGGGGACGCAGCTCTGGGGTCACCAGGACAGGCCCGGAGCTGGGGCTgcaaggcaggggaggggatgtGAGTCATTTCGTGTAACCCAGGGCTGCAGACAAAGGCGGGAAGAGAATTGTTCTTATAAGATGGCCTCAGGGTGGGGCCGGGAAAACCTCTAGAGGGATGGAGGTGTGGCCCCCAACTAGGATTCTGCAAAATCCCCTGTGGCCTTGGAGATACCCCCACACCCCCAGGATGGGAGCTGGGTAGTGAGACCTCCAGCTCTGGCCTGTAGGGACGCCCGCCCCTGCCTGGGAGAAGGCAGCCTACGTGGCCACGCCTGGGCATCTTTGCAAGTGGGCCTTTGCCCAGGCAGTCCGGCTCCCCCATGTGGGTGCACCTGGCCCCTGGACCCCCGCATGGAGGAGCGTGCAGAGGCTCCCTGGTGCAGCTGCAGGGGGAGGGCTTTTGTGACCTCACGGCAGCTCCCATTCCCTTCTCTTTCCATGACTCATGTTTCTAAAAGTGGCCCAGGAGCAAGTGCAGCCAGACAGTGGTGGCGGGGCCTATATGGCCGGGAAGAGGGaaggcggggcggggtgggggaaaaaggagagagaaggaaggaccGGAGGGCAGGGCCAGAAGGGATGGGAGAGAGACACTAGACGGGGGAGACAGAGGGTGGAGGAGAGACAGAGGGTGGAGGCACCAAGGGGGACAGGCacaagggagagacagacagacagtcggacagtgggggctggggagctAGCTGGAGAAGGCCCTCCCCAGCTTGGGGATCTTTAGGGGCAGCAGGGCATGGGGTGGGCTGTTCTGGACTCGAGGGGCTCGAAGCCATGTCCCCAGCTGGGCCCTCCCACCATTTGCATCTCCCCTTTGAGTGTCCCTGGCCATCTCCTCCCATGCCTGGGTCCCCCCACGCCCACCCTGGGACCACGACCTTACCGTGGCCTGGATGTCACTGGATGTGGAAGTCCCAGCTCAGCCCAGGGCTCTGTGGCCCAGAGTGGGCAGGGTCTGGGCAGGTACGAGGGCCGAGCTGGAGCGTCATCAGCAGGTGTAGGAGGCACAGGCCTGATTTCTACCACCTGGGCACACGAGGGGCCGAGTGATGGGCCCCGAGGGCGTTGAGGGTCTGGCCTCAGGGGACGCTAGGGGGTCTGGGAGGCCTGGGACACAGTCCCTGCCTGCCCCGCTCACTGGGCCTCGCCGCCCCTCTCCCCTACAGCTGGCGGAAGGCGTGAACTCAGGCCAGGGCCTGGGCGTCGAGATCATCGCCACCCTGCAGCTGGTGCTGTGCGTGCTGGCCACCACCGACCGCAGGCGCCGCGACCTCGGAGGCTCAGCCCCGCTCGCCATTGGCCTCTCGGTAGCCCTGGGACACCTGCTGGCGGTGAGTGGGGGCCCTCCCGGGTgcggggagagggtggggggtggtggggtgTCCTGCCATGGGCGGTGGTGGGCTGCCCCAACGTGctgtcagggggtggggggatggcaGGTCGGCtctggggggctggggcagggtccTGCCCAGGACAGGGAGGCACAGGGGCCTCCCGACCAGCTTTCTGGGTCAGTGCCCCCCCCAGGTCTCATTGTCCCTTCttgttctctctgtttctccctccttgtcactttctcttcccctctgtGTCTCTGCCTTCGCCCTCTCGGTCACTCACTCCCTGTCTCCCCCCTCCCTGGTCTGTCTCCCTGGCAGATTGACTACACCGGCTGCAGCATCAACCCTGCTCGGTCCTTCGGCTCTGCGGTGATCACCCACAATTTCAGCAACCACTGGGTAAGTGACCCACAGGCTGCCCCACCCGGcggagggtgggtgggaggctTTGGCGTCACCTGGAaagcccgcccccacccctgtgACGTCCTTTCTCACCGCAGAGGCTCTGGGAGACAGCCAGGGCAGAGGACGTCAGGCAACTGAGGCAGGGTGGGGTCCCCTGGGAGCAGTTGtaggcctggcctctgccccacaCTGCCAGCCCCAAGTCATCCCCACAGGGTGGTGAGACCCTGGGTCCCAATTCTGGCCCTGCCACTTTCTGATTCAGCATGACCTGGAGCAGCCTGACCGGCCTCTTGGTGCCTCGGGTTCCTGACATGACAGGACCTACCTCCCCGGGTTGCCAGGAGGAGGAAAGGACACACTCACTTCTGTAAACTGAGCTCAGCACAAAGGAGCGCCCAGTGGCTCTTAGCTCTTGTTGCTGTGGATGTGGGTGTTCTAGCCCAACCCTTACTCGGCTGGACTGTCTCTGGGGCCCTTCTAGAGCTGGGGAGGGTGAGGGTCACTGCCATCCTCAAGAAGGGACTGGGGTCAGGTGTGGTgactcgtgcctataatcccagtgctttgggaggctgaggctggtggatcacttgaggccaggagttcgagaccagcctgggcaacatagtgagaccccatgtctacaaaaaatattaatagaagacttGGCCAGGCCAgagttaaacaagaaaaaattatccaagcatggtggtgtgtgcctgtagtcccagctactcaggaggctgaggcaggaggatcgcctgcaCCCggggatttgaggttgctgtgagctgtgatgactccagcgctctctagcctgggtgacagagtgagaccctgtctcagaagaaaaagaaaaaggctgagaagcagCTGGTACTGCCCATGCCTGAGCTGGGTGACACAGAGGCAAGGACGTGCCCCTACCACACACCCTGGCCCGGGCCAGTCCTGGGGGCGCTGCAGTCAGGTGCTGGGGTTGGGCCCTGCCGCCTCTGTCCCAGGCACAGGTGGGAGAGAAGCCCCCGCTGGGGTGGTGGGCACAGGAAGCTCAGGGAAATCTTCCTAGGGATGGGGGCTTTTTAGTGGCACCTCGAGGACCCAGTGAGACACCCTCTGAGCACAGCTGCTCTGTTCCTAGATTTTCTGGGTGGGGCCGTTCATCGGGGCGGCCCTGGCCGTGCTCATCTACGACTTCATCCTGGCCCCGCGCAGCAGCGACCTCGTAGACCGCGTGAAGGTGTGGACCAGCGGCCAGGTGGAGGAGTACGACCTGGAGGCCGACGACATGAACTCCAGGGTGGAGATGAAGCCCAAATAGAAGGGGTCTGGCCCGGGCATCCAcgtggggggcaggggcgggcggagggcggggagggctgaAATCGACATTGCAGACACTCTGACCGGCGGCCAAAGTCACTTCCCCACGATCTGCCGGACCCGCGTGGTCGAGCCTCCTTTGgggtgtttctctctctctcttcctctttctctgtttcctggCCTCAGAGCTTCCGGGGGACCAAGACTTACCACCTCACCCACTCTCTCGAAGTCACAGAGGAGGTGAAAGGGAGGGACCCACCTGCTAGTTGTCTCCTCCGAGTGTGATGGGAGGTTGCCGGAAAGTTCCCCCTCATCCCACAGTTGCTCACCGACTCACCTGCGCAGGTGCCTGGGTTCCGCCATTGTTGCCTTGTGCCCTCGGGCGcggccctcctccctctccagaCAGGCATCTGGCCCAGCGGTGCTGAGGGGCGGGAGGTCCCAGGCGGTGCAGGGGCAGGGACGAGTCGCAGACAAGCTTTGCCCCTTCAGGTTAGCTTGCTCCCAGGGCCCTCCCCCTCGGACTTGCTGCGTGGAATCGTCCCTGTCTCAGGGCCTCGGGGACCCCCATCTGGGAAGTGGCAGGATGGGGAGAGCTCTATGGCCCGAGGCCCCCCTAGGATTCTGTAAGTGTAGACGCACCCTGGGTTCTAGAAGATGTAGCCTAGACCAGTGCTGCTTTTCCCACTTGCCCTGTGTTCTGTCCCCGGGGACAGAGCTGCAGCCACACCTCCGTGTACGTGTGGGCACGGGTGGGCACGTGCAGACAGGCTTCAAAGCAGAGAGCGACACGCGGTCCAGGCAACTGGAAGTTTCTCTCCTCTCTGGAGAGGCTCCCAGACGGCCTGCTGCTGCAGAGCAAAGGCCGTTCGGGGGGAAGGAGGACATCTGCATCACTTCAGTGAGCTTTTAGTTGGTTTCTACCTGGTACTGCGTCACATTGATCAGTACTGCAGTTTCCACTTCCTCTTGCCAGTGTAGAGACACAGGTCACCATTCCGCTGGCGTGTGTTTATTAAAGAGCACTTGGGTCATCTGAAGCCTGAGCACAGAGCAGCCCTGACGCAGCTGAGCCCAGGAAGGCAGTGCCCCTGCCGGGCCCCCGCTGACCTGAGCAGGGAGGAGCTCGTCCCTCCCTGGGTCATGAGCTCCTGCCGGGGGGGGACCTGCGCAGGCTCACCCTGCCACCCCAGCCACAGCCTTCCCTCCTTGCCGACCcggagggcagaggccaggcctgcGCCTGATGAAGTAGCTGCCACTGCAGCCAAGGACGGTTCAGAGCCCCGAGTCTGTGTGGGGGCTGAATTCTCCCACTCAGCTGTCTAAGTCCATTCGATCCCGCTGGGGCCCGagcagctctgccactgtgccctgagCCGTGATGGCAACAGAAACCAAGAGACACGATGCCGCAGGTATTTAGAAGCAGTGGGACAACCAGGAGGCCCTTAACTGTCACCACCACATGCCATCTGCACACTCCCTTCTCCATTCCCTAGCAGGAGCTTCTAGCCCATTtaatggataaggaaactgaggcccaaggtcccacagctagaGAATGATGTGGCCACGTCTAGCACCAAGGCCACATCTCTGCCACTCCCTGGACCGTGAGGCCGGCCTCTCTCATTCCCAGCTTTGCGGCTGCTGCCTGGGCGGTGGCCTGGGGCCAGGAGGGTGAGGGTTGcgatggaggggagggggcagacccACGCCTGCCTGGTTCTGGCTGCTGCATACCAGGGCCCTGCATCTATCTGCTCTTCATATATGTCTCTTTGGAATTGGAGtttcattatgtattaataaaataaaggaaaatgacttGTAAGGTCTTCCAGCCTTCCTGTAGTTTTTATTCTCTGGCGCCATGTGCCCTAAGGGTTCTCTGGGTCTGCAGGGAGATCGGTCCCACTGCTAGGGACCCAGTCTGAGGAGGAGCCATGGcctgtccctctgccctcctgccctcgGGACCTCTGGTCTCACAGCCTCACCACAGAACCCCATCTGAGGGACACAGGGTCCTGCCCCTGGAAGGGAGACTTCTGGGGCCCAGTGGGAGGCCTTGGGGATCTGGGGGCAGCTGGAAGGGGCAGGGTCCTGACCAGGTTCAATGGGGTGATGGGAGCCATTTCTGGTTTGGAGTGTGGAAGGGGTTGGGGAAAGCAGGACTGAGCAAAAGGACTGCTCGGGCCCCCCTCAACCTCCATCTGTGACCCATCTGCAcatgtgctgggtgctggggcccGTGGGCTCTGCCCCAGGAGCTCAGGGAGAAAGACTCACTCATCAGGGCCCAGCGAGGTCAGTGCTATGTCAGGCTGAGGCTGGGACCCTGGCGCCTGATACTCCACCCTGCACACATACTTAGGATTATTTTCTCAAAACCAGGCCAGCTCTATTGGGAAACTGAGTCCCTGATCATAGGGAGAGGGGCATGGGCAGACTCGCACCTTCCTCAGAGGccaggggccaggccagcccagtgAAGGCTCGGTCAGTGCTGTTGGACCGGAGCTTTCCTGTTTCAGTGTACACAGGGTCACTGTCTCAGTCCACGCAAACTGCCCCTGCATCTCCCAGGTTGAGGAGGGGCACGTACGAATGAGAGAGGGACAGTCAGGCTGTGGGAATAGGGAATGAGCTAGCCCCCTGCATCCCAGGCCCACCGAGAGGTGTGCTGAGGCTGTCTCTCACAGCCCTTCCCGGGCTTGTCCCCTGACCTCGCtccatcctaggcctgaagccCTCCCAATCCCCACCATGGACCCCAGCCACCCCCACCTCAACCCCTGCTCATccactcctgtccccagccccactccagcCCTATCCCATGGCAGAGCCTTCCTTAGTGTATTGCTTAGTTACAGCTTCTAGAATCCTAGAGCCAACAGGTAAGGCCTACAGAAGAGGTCAGGGAACTGATATTTCTTGATCGATTTTACATATATTCTCTCTAATCTTTACAACATTCTTGGAAGGTAGAGATGACTGTCCCCATTTATAGAGAATGCCAAGGCCCCTGAAaatgaaatgacttgcccaaggccacacagcaggttgGTGGCAGAATTGGGATTTGAATCTGCTCTGCCTGGCTTCAAAGATCAGGATCGTGCCGCTGTGTAGTGCTGGCCTGTTTTGTTGTGGCCTCCACTAAGTTTAACTCTGGGCTAGCCAGGAAGCCAGGCTGCACCGCAGAGCAGCCACTCCTGCAGAGTGTGACCGGGAGTAGGCAGGACAAGGACCAGGGCAGGGGCCCTCCAGCATCAGGAGAAGCCCATTCACTCTGGGGCCAGCTGGTCACAGTGTCTGCTTGAGACATATGGCACCACAGAGCCCAGGGCTGCACATCACCTGAGACTCCCCGCTGCCCTCCAGGGCCTGTCTACCCCCTCTCTGGGGGAAACATGTCTGATGAACTTGCTCACCCACCAGAGTATATGAGAAGGGAAGGGCAATGCTGCACTGTGAGGGACAATAATGCACTAAGACAGTTGCAGCTACACATTAGGCCTGGGAGCAATAACTTTGGGGCCAAGACTGTCTCATACACCTCATCTTCCAGCCTGGGGGTTCAGTGCTCCAGGCACCCCATTTCCTTGGGGCCATCCCAGACTCTGCTCATGTTCTGCACAGTTGAATACAGAGGAGAGGTTTTGTGGGGGGTAACTGGCATCGGGGTGGGGTTCCTTGGGCAACCAGAACAGCCCTTGTCTGTTTTGCTCATCAGAATTTAATGGAGAGAGTAAATTTCCTGAAAGCTTCCAGGACTCAACCTTTGTCCCCAGGATGTTGAACATTCAGGCAACTGCACTTGTGAGATGCCTTGGTGGGGGCCACCTGTCACCCCTCTCTGACTGGGTCCCTGCTGAGACCAGACAACAGGTCACTTCCCTCATGAGACTCCCCCCATGGCCTTGGCCTTGACACTTGCACACAGGATGGTTCAGCCAGCCCAGAAGGTCGTGCCCTCTGCACCTGGCCCAGAAGGAAACAGGATGTAATCTAGCAGCCACTGAATCCTAgaatatttgtctttccattAAACTCACAAGAGCAAAAAGTTGCGGTTCTGCAGTTGCCCCACCTATTCTGAGGTCCCCTAGGAACCCCAGCACAGATCGGAAGATTTTCCAAAAACTTTTACAGGAAACATCAGCCCTGTGATGAATGTTCATATCGGCCTGAGGTTGGATTTCAGCCACACGTACATGACCTCAAAGGTTGGGTCAGTCTGTCCTGGGTTTCTATACAGTCAGGAGTCTGGGGTCCTGAGAGATGCGTATTTCCCTTTTGATATTTCAGTTTCTCCCCAGAATCAAGGAGGTTCGTCTTTCCAGGCCCTGGGGAGGTGCTGAGAGGTCTACAGGGAGAAGACTTGATCTCTGAAGACATCCTGGACTAGGATCAGCCAACTGGTCACACACAGATGCCATGACGCTTCCATGGGCTTAGTGGCCTCTCGCTCTGGCCACCATCCCAGCACTGTCACCTCCTCAAAGCTCAAAGAGGGCCCAAATAGAAGGGTATGGGTGGCTCTGGACAGCCACTTGCCACTTGACCCCCAGGACCATGGCACCTTTGGGGACTTGGTAGATGCAGGGAGGGTTCTCTCCCTTTTGGGGTTCCCAGGCTGGTGCTCAGTGTCCCCAGAGCCTGGAAAAGCACTGGAGGAACTGGTGCCGGGCCCCACCCAGGCCATGTGCTGACCTATTCGGATTTTTCCATCGCTCCTGTAGGTCACACCTTCACTGGTCAGAAACCTCTCAAGGAGGGGACAGTGATTAATGTTTTATGGAGGAGCCGCTGGGCATGACGCCTTGTTTTCTTTAGGTTTAGAATACAATGAGGACGATGAGTGGAATTTGCTGCTGAGCTGGGGCCAAGGGCAGGCTGTGCTTGGGGACTGTGGATACAAAGGTGATGATGTTTACTGTCCTTAGTGCCCAAGGCAGGTGGAGCCCTTGCTTGCAGGGCCTTCGCCAGGCCTCAAGAGCCCATTAGTCCCCGCCAATGTCAGGCCTCAAGAGCCCATGAGTTCCCGCCCATACCTCCGGCAGGTGTGCAGAGGCCTGGGGTGAAGGGCAGCTGGCAAGTTCAAGGAGCCCAGGTGATTCTACTTCATTCCAATAAGATCACATTCTCTGCATATAGGATTCcgcttatttttctgttctttccagCACATTGACCAGGAACAGGGTGAGGCCATAACTGATCTTCAGCCATTTGGGCTAGCACAGCCTCACCTGCTCTTGCAATATCAACATACTCCTGTCTGTTCGAACCCTCCAAGTAACCCCGACCCCAACAGCGCTGTGGCCCGGCCTCCCTGGCTGCCCTGCTCCCTCTCTGGTCTCCCCCAGAGCCCAGACCTCCCCACAACCCAGCACTCAAAGGGCTAAGGGGGCCTCTAGGTCCCTGTCCAGCACTACAGCTGTGGGGGTGTCTGAGGTATTGGGGTTTTGTCACACCAGGCTCCGATATTTTGCACATCACCTCTGGGTGTGAAAGGACACATTCAGCTTATATAAGAGGGGTCTATCCAGCGAGGTtcaagttagaaaaagaaaaagtgtgtgtgtgtgtgtgtgtgtgtgtgtgtgtgtgtgtgtgtgtgtgtgtactaggTGCAGATCACCATAGAGTGACGTCAAGCCAGGAAGTAGGAAGGCCCACATGGAGTCAGGGCCTGTCTGTGAGCCACTCTGGGACTGACCGCAGGGTCTTCTGGTTTTTCACTTGAACTCCAAGGGAACCTTCCTGAAATCTATTAATAGCTTGAGTTTTTGAACACTGTGAGGGCACCTTATCCAGACCCAGTCTCAGCACGGAACCACAGTGCTCAGTTTAGGCAGCTGATGTTGATTTGTCCTGCAGGGGACAAGCATGTCCCTGGGAGTCTGGTGGGAGTGCAGGCCGCCCCCTTCCCCTGCCAAACCGGGCGGACGGGACCGACATCCTCTGTCCATCTCTGCCAGGTCTGATGTCGAAACTCAGGCCTCCTTACTTGGATGGATTCcacgtggtttttttttttttcccctttggtcagtgacaatttttttcaatgtgaaatatttgataaacttgaaatttaataagaatttgAGTAATCTCTATTTTCAGTTATCACGCTGCCATTCCTTGCGAAGTCAGGCCCCGGGGGGCGAGTGCCATCCGTAAGCGGGCACCCTGCTCATAGAGCTGGTTTTGTGCCTGAGTCAAGTCATTGACGGAGGCGGGTTTGTAGAGGCTCGTCACAGGGGATGTGGCCCCTTAATTCCCCCAGGCCACCTGGCCTGTGCCGACGCCAAGCACACAGCACAGCTCTGAGATTAGCACTCGCGGCTTCCTCTTCTAGCACTGCGTGCGCTCGCCCCATTTCTGCGTCTCAGCAGCAAAGAGCTAGACTCTGGGGCACGCCCCAGCCCTCCTTGCACCTGTATCTCTTTGCGTTCTGCCTCACTTTaccctctttctctgtctgtgtctctgctCCACGCCCTGCAGGAGGATTCCTGGGCCGTGAGGTGGGAATGACTCTGTTAAACTGTTCGTGAAGTTCCTGGGAGCCGCCGATGCGCCTGGCTTGTGGCTGATGGGCCAGGGGCACCTTCCATCCGAGACGAACTCCAAGAATGTCCGCTGTGGCCGTGGCCTCCCGGCTTGGGAAGGGCAAGTGCATCTGTCTCCAGGAATGTGGGGCCGAGAGACGCTGAGCCCAGGAATGCCTCCATCAGCTGCAGCTTTGGTTCCAGAAAATTCTGAGGGCTCTAGCCCCCtgcccctttcccttcctctccttaaGTATGAAGCCACCCAGGTCACCCTCAGGGAGATTTTCTGGAGGGAAAAAATCCTAGAGAGTTAGATCTGAAACACAGCTTAGCAGCCATGGGACCTCTGCCAACAGGTGCAATCCACACTCCTCGCCAGGGCCTGAGTGAAGGGGCTTAGGGAGGTCACTCGCCCTTTGTGGTCCTCGCCAGGGAGAGCCCCAGCTCCTGGGGCCATCAACCGGCTTTCGTAGGTGATGAGGCAAGTTTGGAAACCACACCACACTCTTGGAGACTCATCATTCAAGTCAGCGTAGTAGAGGCTCTGACAAGCCCTGCAATAAGCACTCAGTTTATTTAAGCCAGTGTTCACCAAACTTGTTTGTCCACAGAACGCTCTTTTAGAA
It encodes the following:
- the AQP1 gene encoding aquaporin-1, translated to MASEFKKKLFWRAVVAEFLAMTLFIFISIGSALGFNYPVGSNQTAVQDNVKVSLAFGLSIATLAQSVGHISGAHLNPAVTLGLLLSCQISILRAFMYILAQCVGAIVATAILSGITSSLPMNSLGRNDLAEGVNSGQGLGVEIIATLQLVLCVLATTDRRRRDLGGSAPLAIGLSVALGHLLAIDYTGCSINPARSFGSAVITHNFSNHWIFWVGPFIGAALAVLIYDFILAPRSSDLVDRVKVWTSGQVEEYDLEADDMNSRVEMKPK